From Antechinus flavipes isolate AdamAnt ecotype Samford, QLD, Australia chromosome 1, AdamAnt_v2, whole genome shotgun sequence:
aaggttcctcccagctctgacctcctggttctaagggccctcccagctctgacatcctgggttctaagggccctcccagctctgacatcctgggttctaagggccctcccagctctgacatcctgggttctaagggctctcctaATCCtgaatcctgtgttctaaggtccctcttaGTCCTTATACTCTATGTTCTAATGACCCTCCCAGTACTGATATTCTGGATTGTAAGGgcctttctagctctgacataCTATGGCTTTTGGATTCTGGGAACTGCAGGACTTGTTGGGTCACTCTAGCAAGCTAGATAAGAATTTTGAGGGCAAGAATTAGAAGGAAGCCTTCCATCATCATTCAGTTATACTACCAACTTTGCCCTGAATAGAGTGAATTATGACCAGGGATCCAGAAGGTTAAGCCATCTTCTAGGACGGAGCTCTATTTTTAAAGGGTTAATTGAGAAGGAACCTGGAAGTCTGGTTTTTTTGGAGTGGGGGTGGGAAAAGcctggagagagggaaggaaaatttCTAACCTATGAGGATTTAGTAGatcttctccattctttctttaggGCATAAATCTTCCAACTCTACCGAGAATATCTCTTCTACCAGCTTCTCCACCACTTCCCACAGTGAATCCCCCTCCACTCCCATCTCCCACAATGGCTtctcctccactccctcctcccaCAGTGGCTACTCCTCCACCCTCTCCCATAGTGGCTTCTCTTCCACTCCCTCTTCCCACAGTGGCtcctcctccactccctcctcccaCAGGGGCTtctcctccactccctcctcccaCAGGGactcctccactccctcctcccaCAGTGGCTACTCCTCCACTCCTCCCTCCTCTAATAGCTCCTCCTCCACTCCCATCTCCCACAGTAGGTCCTCTTCCACTCCTCTCTCCCACAGTGACTCCTCCTCTACTCCCCCCTCCCATAATGGCTCCCTCTCCACTCCCACCTCCCACACCAGCTGGTCCTCCTCAACTCCCTTTAAAGGCTCCTCCTCAAACCCCAGCACTTCTTTTGGAGCTCCATCAACTGTTACGAGTATGGCAACCCCAGTTAAGGGGTCCACCATTCTGGGGATCAGTGCCAGTACAGGTGAGAACTCAGTCCTGTTGGGTTACCCTGGGGTCAGACTAAGACCAGAGAGGCTGGTCATCATCTGAAAGGGCACCAGGCGGCGCTGCCGCCTTATGGGAACTCAGGAAGGTGTCGGGGCAGCCAGGGTAAAAGTGAGCTCAGCTGGGAAGGATGGCTACCAAAGGAGAGATGAAAGTGTGGGTCAGACTCCAAAGTTCCCAGCTCTGCTTAAGCATCCTTCCCTTTACCTTACTCAAGGGTCCTTGCAAGGGCAGCAGCAgttgggagaggggggagggagggaagac
This genomic window contains:
- the LOC127545218 gene encoding uncharacterized LOC729966 homolog codes for the protein MPGQPLLFALLLLCWKLDVVGGHKSSNSTENISSTSFSTTSHSESPSTPISHNGFSSTPSSHSGYSSTLSHSGFSSTPSSHSGSSSTPSSHRGFSSTPSSHRDSSTPSSHSGYSSTPPSSNSSSSTPISHSRSSSTPLSHSDSSSTPPSHNGSLSTPTSHTSWSSSTPFKGSSSNPSTSFGAPSTVTSMATPVKGSTILGISASTGETQRNPGVVIVVCLFVSILVLGSVIVAVKCFRKNINGFEKMDELPMETVREEVLFARLTPQ